In Canis lupus familiaris isolate Mischka breed German Shepherd chromosome 9, alternate assembly UU_Cfam_GSD_1.0, whole genome shotgun sequence, a single window of DNA contains:
- the TMEM97 gene encoding sigma intracellular receptor 2 encodes MMGSPGARRGLEWLLGLYFLSHIPITLLMDLQVVLPRELYSVELTNLLKWYTTEFKDPLLQAPPTWFKSFLFCELVFQLPFFPMATYAFLRGGCRWIRTPAIIYSVHTMTTLIPILSTLLFEDFSKASGFKGQGPKTFRERLTLVSVYAPYLLIPLMLLLFMLRSPYYKYEEKRKKK; translated from the exons ATGATGGGGTCTCCGGGCGCCCGGCGCGGCCTGGAGTGGCTGCTGGGCCTCTACTTCCTCTCCCACATCCCCATCACGCTGCTCATGGACCTGCAGGTGGTGCTGCCGCGCGAACTCTACTCAGTCGAG TTGACAAACCTGCTGAAGTGGTACACTACGGAGTTCAAAGACCCTCTGCTGCAGGCTCCTCCGACGTGGTTTAAGTCCTTCCTGTTTTGCGAGCTTGTGTTCCAGCTGCCTTTCTTTCCCATGGCAACATATGCCTTCTTAAGAG GAGGCTGCAGGTGGATCCGCACCCCTGCAATCATTTACTCCGTTCACACCATGACCACTCTAATTCCAATTCTCTCCACGCTTCTATTTGAGGATTTCTCCAAAGCCAGTGGCTTCAAAGGACAAGGACCTAAGACTTTCCGTGAACGACTAACCCTCGTATCTGTCTATGCCCCCTACCTTCTCATCCCTCTTATGCTTCTGCTTTTCATGTTGCGGAGCCCCTACTACAAgtatgaggagaaaagaaagaaaaaatga